Proteins encoded together in one Pseudomonadota bacterium window:
- a CDS encoding 4Fe-4S dicluster domain-containing protein: MVRWGMVIDLQRCISCYACVVACKQEHFLPPGVFWNRLVVSETGKYPTVTKIAYPVLCNHCEDAICVKVCPAGATVKREDGIVSIDYDACVGCRYCVVACPYQQRTYNANTPAEYFPGQGLTEFEVIGQKLYPLQKGTALKCNFCLERIDEGLKKGLQPGVDREASPACVITCPAKARYFGNLDDPNSEVSRLIKEKKASQFHPEFGTNPSVYYISR; this comes from the coding sequence ATGGTCCGATGGGGAATGGTAATAGACTTACAAAGATGCATTAGTTGCTACGCCTGCGTGGTCGCCTGTAAGCAGGAACACTTCTTGCCGCCAGGTGTATTCTGGAACAGACTGGTGGTCAGTGAGACCGGTAAGTATCCTACGGTTACTAAGATTGCGTATCCAGTGCTCTGCAATCACTGTGAAGACGCAATCTGTGTGAAAGTGTGTCCGGCCGGCGCCACTGTAAAAAGGGAAGACGGGATAGTCTCAATTGATTATGACGCATGTGTTGGCTGCCGATATTGCGTTGTTGCCTGCCCTTACCAGCAACGGACGTACAACGCCAATACCCCAGCAGAGTACTTCCCGGGCCAGGGACTCACTGAATTCGAGGTTATTGGCCAAAAACTCTACCCCCTTCAGAAAGGAACGGCACTCAAATGCAATTTTTGCCTCGAGAGGATTGATGAGGGTCTCAAGAAGGGATTGCAGCCTGGCGTTGATCGCGAGGCAAGTCCGGCATGCGTCATTACATGCCCGGCGAAGGCACGATATTTTGGCAATCTGGACGATCCGAATAGTGAGGTGTCACGTTTAATAAAGGAAAAAAAGGCGTCTCAGTTTCATCCGGAATTTGGCACTAACCCTTCTGTTTACTATATTTCTCGATGA
- a CDS encoding thiamine pyrophosphate-dependent enzyme, producing MKILSIFPETEYLQSPHTACTGCGLSVAIRYFLKAIGEKIVFVMPPGCASVIVNIPKRAISYKGQPIGLLACPFGAAATFAAGFKTGLTMVGDLETVVVPWAGDGATFDIGFGAVSAAAERNEDFIYVCYDNEAYMNTGNQRSSATPKGATTYTNPFPVPKNEHKKDIMLILADHNIPYAATMTIAYPRDFMRKVQKAKGMKGFRFLHMFTPCPTGWRFPTEWTMKLSRLAVQTKVFPLFEVENGNRFILNKEPARIPLEEYLKVQGRFSHLNNQEIEEFKEKVEQRWEWLKWLGNYKNNRPEEHRGKYDGE from the coding sequence ATGAAAATACTATCAATATTTCCTGAAACGGAATATTTGCAGTCACCTCATACTGCATGCACCGGATGTGGTCTGTCGGTAGCCATACGATATTTTTTGAAGGCTATAGGTGAGAAGATAGTATTTGTAATGCCACCAGGGTGTGCAAGCGTTATTGTTAATATTCCAAAGCGAGCCATAAGCTATAAAGGGCAACCTATAGGGTTACTGGCTTGCCCATTTGGTGCAGCAGCAACATTTGCCGCAGGTTTTAAAACGGGCCTTACAATGGTAGGCGACTTAGAAACTGTGGTTGTGCCATGGGCTGGAGATGGCGCAACTTTTGATATTGGGTTTGGTGCTGTTTCAGCGGCTGCTGAAAGAAATGAAGATTTCATTTATGTATGCTATGACAACGAAGCCTATATGAACACAGGCAACCAGAGAAGTTCAGCAACACCAAAGGGTGCAACCACATACACTAATCCTTTTCCTGTTCCTAAAAATGAACATAAGAAAGATATCATGTTAATCCTTGCTGACCATAATATACCTTATGCTGCTACTATGACAATTGCATATCCACGTGATTTTATGAGAAAAGTGCAGAAAGCTAAAGGAATGAAGGGATTCCGATTTTTACATATGTTCACCCCTTGCCCTACTGGATGGCGTTTTCCTACCGAATGGACCATGAAGTTATCACGGTTAGCAGTTCAAACAAAAGTATTCCCTCTCTTTGAAGTTGAAAATGGGAATCGCTTTATTTTAAACAAAGAACCAGCGCGCATACCACTCGAAGAATATTTGAAAGTTCAGGGTCGATTTTCCCATCTAAACAATCAGGAAATAGAAGAGTTCAAAGAAAAAGTCGAACAAAGATGGGAGTGGTTGAAATGGCTTGGTAATTATAAAAATAACAGGCCCGAAGAGCATAGAGGTAAATATGATGGAGAATAA
- a CDS encoding type II toxin-antitoxin system RelE/ParE family toxin: MKTVQTPYFRRNYKKLHANQIKPVYEAIRHILSDVSCGEEKRGDLAGVRVYKFRVLEQQFLLAYGFDKETLFLLALGVHENFYRDLKKAR; this comes from the coding sequence ATGAAGACTGTTCAGACACCATACTTCAGGCGCAACTACAAAAAGCTTCATGCGAATCAAATCAAGCCGGTATATGAAGCAATCCGGCACATTCTTTCCGATGTGTCATGTGGTGAAGAAAAAAGAGGTGATCTCGCCGGGGTACGGGTATACAAATTCCGCGTCCTGGAACAGCAGTTTCTTCTGGCATATGGTTTCGATAAAGAAACCTTGTTTTTACTTGCCTTGGGCGTCCACGAAAACTTTTACCGGGATTTGAAAAAGGCAAGGTAA
- a CDS encoding TRAP transporter fused permease subunit, whose amino-acid sequence MAIKNMEKFRTLLFGGIAILYSMFQLYTGTIGRMDPFLLRIIHLYFALVLTFLMVPSNKGKLNNVVNDVFLGLVVATGIYLLFMWPTLTERFPLVSPLPLSGFVFGSIFYVVLLEALRRHMGKELVIVVIVLTAYVLFGKYTYGIFKHLGYSIANVLDVVYLSTEGTFGETLGISANYLFLYVLFGSFLVRSGIGELIIDLGKALAGNRIGGAGKITTVASAGFGMISGSAVSSVLTVGSFCAPLLNKMGYTPIYSGALIATASTGGVIMPPVMGAIAFLMAEYLGIPYGRVIIYAFFPACLYYLCLYASAHFEAKKQHLPVLKKEELPSAIETLKKGWYLLIPAFLLVGFLIKQYSAQFSVLVAIYANIALMLLLPNKKIKTKLLDIVLSLKDGARDALMVVIALAVANLIEGLFSITGVALKISAILVQISPNIFVLLGLAAGTLFLLGLALPSFVIYITAVPLLIPPMLKFGLDPVASHLFLLYWAVLSMITPPTGASFYAAAAVVKAPIMKVGWAATRMAAPIYLLTFILALHPALLLRGTSIWETLYYIVPAGLGVISIAAANSGYLLSELRPFERLMLIIAGIFLIYASPLFLFLGMLSLIAVVYTQVIKKKYLSPDLEVTVNDNSKK is encoded by the coding sequence GTGGCAATAAAAAATATGGAGAAGTTTCGAACATTATTGTTCGGTGGAATAGCTATTTTATATTCCATGTTCCAGCTTTATACTGGAACAATCGGCCGTATGGATCCGTTTTTGCTACGTATTATCCATCTGTATTTCGCTCTCGTCTTAACGTTCTTGATGGTGCCCAGCAATAAGGGGAAGCTTAATAATGTTGTGAATGATGTCTTTTTGGGTCTGGTTGTAGCAACTGGCATTTACTTATTGTTTATGTGGCCCACCCTCACCGAACGATTTCCACTTGTTAGCCCTCTTCCTTTAAGCGGTTTTGTTTTTGGGAGTATCTTCTATGTGGTTCTGTTAGAAGCCTTACGTCGACACATGGGCAAAGAACTGGTTATTGTTGTTATAGTGCTTACTGCATACGTGTTGTTCGGAAAATATACGTACGGAATATTTAAACATCTTGGATATAGTATTGCAAATGTTTTAGATGTTGTATACCTCAGCACCGAGGGTACTTTTGGTGAAACCCTTGGTATCTCGGCAAACTATTTATTTTTATACGTTTTGTTTGGTTCTTTTCTTGTGAGAAGTGGTATTGGAGAATTAATTATCGATTTAGGCAAAGCATTGGCTGGAAACAGAATAGGTGGAGCAGGTAAAATAACTACCGTTGCAAGCGCAGGTTTTGGTATGATTTCGGGCTCAGCAGTTTCCAGCGTACTTACTGTAGGGAGCTTCTGTGCGCCATTGCTGAATAAAATGGGTTACACACCAATTTACAGCGGAGCCCTAATTGCAACCGCCTCAACCGGTGGCGTCATTATGCCACCGGTGATGGGGGCTATCGCTTTTCTTATGGCAGAATATCTTGGAATTCCTTACGGGAGAGTTATTATTTACGCCTTCTTTCCGGCATGTCTTTATTATCTCTGCCTTTATGCATCAGCACACTTTGAAGCAAAAAAACAACACCTTCCTGTTTTAAAAAAAGAGGAACTACCAAGTGCCATTGAAACGTTAAAAAAAGGATGGTATTTGCTCATACCAGCTTTTTTGTTGGTAGGTTTTCTTATAAAACAATACTCAGCACAATTTTCTGTTTTGGTGGCTATATATGCAAACATTGCACTTATGCTGCTATTACCAAATAAAAAAATAAAAACAAAACTCCTTGATATAGTATTATCCCTTAAAGATGGAGCCAGAGATGCCCTCATGGTAGTTATAGCTCTGGCAGTTGCAAATTTAATTGAAGGTCTTTTTAGCATAACCGGTGTGGCATTAAAGATAAGCGCAATATTAGTCCAGATTTCACCAAATATTTTTGTTCTACTTGGGTTGGCGGCAGGGACTTTATTTCTACTTGGGCTTGCATTGCCATCTTTTGTTATATACATTACTGCAGTACCACTCCTAATTCCACCGATGTTGAAATTTGGTTTAGATCCAGTAGCAAGTCATCTGTTTCTTCTCTATTGGGCTGTGCTCTCAATGATCACTCCACCTACCGGAGCCTCTTTTTATGCCGCAGCGGCTGTAGTAAAAGCTCCTATTATGAAAGTAGGATGGGCTGCTACTCGAATGGCCGCCCCAATTTACCTGTTAACTTTTATTCTTGCCTTACATCCTGCACTCTTACTACGAGGTACAAGCATTTGGGAAACACTTTACTATATTGTACCTGCCGGTCTTGGAGTTATAAGTATTGCTGCAGCCAATAGTGGCTATCTTTTATCAGAATTGAGGCCATTTGAAAGGCTCATGTTGATCATTGCAGGGATTTTTCTTATCTATGCTTCACCGCTTTTTCTCTTTTTGGGTATGTTATCTCTGATTGCTGTTGTTTATACACAGGTTATCAAGAAAAAATATCTTTCACCCGATCTCGAAGTTACAGTAAATGATAATTCAAAAAAGTAG
- a CDS encoding molybdopterin-dependent oxidoreductase, with product MMENKPEIQQDMWIPTVCGRCYANCAILVHVVNGVAVKIEGNPESPMGSRGGVCSKGLSGLQVLYDPNRLNVPLRRTNPEKGLYADPQWKEISWDEALDEIAARLKKVVSEDPRKLLIQATTCRPSFMIANIFPLKSLLGQFSYYLGGGGLHCGQGAHGIAGLQHGSWSIVPDFKYCNYGIYFGANKGSGSGHSAMMTTRLAAEARARGMRFVVFDPMCNQAGGKATEWIPIIPGTDGAVALAMCNIIVNKLKTLDEVFLKAKTNAPYLVASDGSYVREKDSGKCLVWDAKEGAAVPYNHRAISTYEAACEVDFALEGDYQVEGTMCVPCFQVVKEHLKQYTPEMASQISGVPADTIRRIATEFAEAAMVGSTITIDGNKMPFRPASAVLFRGGEGHENSYHTCFAVSLLDMIVGSADVPGGTLGWPARCLGFPETGKLATSPFMGKDGFLAVERFGSSSGSIKRKGPWPEKLPEFRGDPGLLDIFPAAHFSFVFASSDQEEIWKKIGWDNRIEMMISWGCNTVLSVASKDILAETLKKIPFIVVSELYSTELAEGFADILLPDTSYLEMATWAEGAGMNFNYPFGTEDWNFQITQPVVRPKYERREFFSEVVSELIDRMGKRREYNAILNELYELDDSYKLPLDEKFSAQELADRVLKNLFGEDRGWEWFGPRGIFTWPKKVEEAYWRYFVDCRVHVYLEFLMESGEKVKEIAQKTGLEIDLSQYTPLISWFPCSIHNVNSSEYDLYCFSYRDVVHTGSHTMEQPWLDEMSEMNPYTYNIALSTTCAEEKGLKDGDMVELESETGRKITGRMKVMEGIHKQTVSIAACTGHWAKGMPIAKGKGVNFNTLMEIDLKKVDPISLNLETAVRVKIRKV from the coding sequence ATGATGGAGAATAAGCCGGAAATTCAGCAAGACATGTGGATACCTACAGTATGTGGTCGATGTTATGCCAACTGTGCTATTCTCGTTCATGTCGTGAACGGGGTTGCCGTGAAGATAGAGGGTAATCCTGAGAGCCCCATGGGTTCACGGGGTGGTGTATGTTCGAAGGGTCTCTCAGGGCTACAGGTGCTTTACGATCCCAACCGACTCAACGTACCGCTGAGGAGAACGAATCCGGAGAAAGGTCTATATGCCGACCCTCAATGGAAGGAGATCAGTTGGGACGAAGCCTTGGATGAGATCGCTGCACGACTCAAGAAAGTGGTCAGTGAAGACCCGAGGAAGCTCTTGATTCAGGCTACAACATGTCGACCAAGCTTCATGATAGCCAACATTTTTCCGCTCAAGAGTCTTCTCGGACAGTTTAGTTACTATCTGGGCGGAGGCGGTCTTCATTGCGGTCAAGGTGCCCACGGAATAGCGGGGCTGCAACATGGTTCATGGTCAATAGTTCCCGATTTCAAGTATTGTAACTACGGGATATACTTCGGGGCAAATAAAGGTAGCGGGTCAGGCCATTCCGCCATGATGACTACCAGGCTCGCTGCTGAGGCGAGGGCCCGTGGTATGAGGTTTGTAGTCTTTGATCCTATGTGCAATCAAGCTGGGGGTAAAGCAACAGAGTGGATTCCTATCATTCCAGGTACCGATGGAGCTGTAGCACTCGCCATGTGCAACATTATAGTGAATAAGTTGAAGACACTGGATGAAGTGTTTTTGAAAGCTAAGACGAACGCGCCCTATCTTGTCGCGTCTGACGGCAGTTACGTGAGAGAGAAAGATTCAGGAAAGTGTCTGGTCTGGGATGCGAAAGAGGGGGCGGCTGTGCCTTACAACCATAGAGCGATCTCCACCTACGAAGCGGCGTGTGAAGTCGATTTTGCGCTGGAGGGAGACTATCAGGTTGAGGGAACAATGTGTGTTCCGTGTTTTCAGGTTGTCAAAGAACACCTGAAACAGTATACACCGGAAATGGCATCGCAGATAAGTGGTGTCCCCGCAGATACGATTCGCCGTATAGCTACCGAATTTGCAGAGGCCGCAATGGTGGGAAGCACCATTACCATCGACGGCAATAAAATGCCGTTCAGACCAGCTTCCGCGGTCCTCTTTCGTGGCGGGGAGGGTCATGAGAATTCCTACCATACCTGTTTTGCAGTGTCACTTCTCGATATGATCGTGGGCTCCGCCGATGTTCCTGGTGGCACTCTCGGATGGCCAGCAAGATGTCTCGGTTTTCCAGAGACCGGCAAGCTTGCCACATCTCCGTTCATGGGTAAGGATGGTTTTCTGGCAGTCGAACGTTTTGGTTCCTCCAGCGGGTCAATCAAGAGGAAAGGCCCGTGGCCTGAAAAACTGCCTGAGTTTCGGGGGGATCCCGGACTATTAGATATTTTTCCCGCAGCCCACTTTTCTTTCGTTTTCGCATCGAGCGACCAGGAAGAAATATGGAAAAAAATTGGATGGGATAACCGGATAGAAATGATGATTTCGTGGGGTTGTAATACGGTACTAAGCGTTGCAAGTAAGGATATACTGGCGGAAACGCTTAAGAAAATACCTTTTATCGTCGTGTCCGAGTTGTATTCCACGGAACTGGCTGAAGGCTTCGCAGACATACTTTTGCCGGATACATCTTATCTGGAAATGGCAACGTGGGCTGAAGGTGCGGGCATGAACTTCAACTATCCCTTTGGTACCGAGGACTGGAATTTTCAGATAACACAGCCGGTGGTTAGGCCAAAGTATGAAAGAAGGGAATTTTTTAGCGAGGTTGTATCGGAACTGATCGACAGAATGGGGAAGAGACGGGAGTATAATGCTATTCTTAATGAACTATACGAGCTTGACGACTCTTATAAGCTACCCCTGGACGAGAAGTTTTCCGCTCAAGAATTGGCCGACCGGGTGCTGAAAAACCTTTTTGGCGAGGATCGTGGCTGGGAATGGTTCGGTCCGCGCGGTATTTTTACTTGGCCGAAAAAGGTTGAGGAGGCGTATTGGAGATACTTTGTTGATTGCAGGGTTCATGTCTACCTGGAGTTTTTAATGGAATCGGGAGAGAAGGTGAAGGAGATCGCTCAAAAGACCGGCCTGGAGATCGACCTTAGCCAGTATACTCCGTTGATCTCGTGGTTTCCATGTTCCATTCATAATGTTAACAGCTCCGAGTATGACCTCTACTGCTTTTCTTACAGGGACGTTGTTCATACCGGTTCTCATACCATGGAACAACCCTGGTTGGACGAAATGAGTGAGATGAATCCTTACACATACAATATTGCCTTAAGTACAACATGCGCGGAGGAAAAAGGGTTGAAGGACGGCGATATGGTGGAACTGGAGTCTGAGACAGGACGCAAGATTACAGGAAGAATGAAGGTGATGGAAGGAATCCATAAGCAGACGGTAAGCATAGCGGCGTGCACCGGTCATTGGGCAAAAGGTATGCCTATTGCCAAGGGAAAGGGGGTTAACTTTAATACTTTAATGGAAATAGATTTGAAGAAAGTCGACCCTATTTCCCTGAATCTTGAAACCGCTGTAAGGGTCAAGATTAGAAAGGTATAA
- a CDS encoding 2-oxoacid:acceptor oxidoreductase family protein, which yields MIQIKMYGTGGHGVVVAAKILSDTAVTCGLIAQSFSSYGAERRGGKVEGYVRLSEKHIFLHCKMYDPDFIVLMDENFVKDPEVLAGLKNDGLILINSTKPPEYFSVPGGFNISTINAAHIAQKHQLVLPNKLPIINTVMLGSIVAMIPLLNFESLATVIRKGNIPKPEKNIEAAREAYEKLKLPLMDSDIGEKIEDNVRIDSGRYPAFLYEKCNLCGNCYMFCPDIAIIPDSDRSSFIIRDEFCKGCGICIEECPKKAMEWKERHNA from the coding sequence ATGATCCAGATCAAAATGTATGGTACTGGAGGACATGGTGTTGTGGTTGCTGCAAAAATTCTTTCAGATACAGCGGTGACGTGTGGCCTTATAGCACAATCTTTTTCCTCATACGGAGCAGAGAGGCGAGGAGGGAAAGTAGAGGGCTATGTACGACTTTCTGAAAAACATATATTTCTACACTGTAAGATGTATGATCCAGACTTTATAGTGCTTATGGATGAGAATTTTGTAAAGGACCCTGAAGTATTGGCTGGATTAAAAAATGATGGATTGATATTGATTAATAGCACAAAACCGCCCGAATATTTTTCAGTACCGGGAGGATTTAACATATCTACAATTAATGCTGCTCATATTGCACAAAAACATCAATTGGTGCTTCCGAATAAATTGCCCATTATTAACACAGTGATGCTCGGATCTATTGTTGCAATGATTCCGTTGTTGAATTTTGAATCTTTAGCTACAGTCATAAGGAAAGGGAATATTCCTAAACCGGAAAAGAACATTGAAGCTGCCAGAGAGGCATATGAGAAGTTGAAATTGCCACTAATGGATTCAGATATTGGGGAGAAGATTGAGGACAATGTACGGATAGACAGCGGACGTTATCCAGCCTTTCTTTATGAGAAATGCAACCTCTGTGGAAATTGTTACATGTTCTGCCCTGATATTGCAATTATCCCTGATTCTGACAGATCGTCATTTATTATAAGGGATGAATTCTGCAAGGGTTGTGGTATCTGCATTGAGGAATGCCCGAAAAAAGCCATGGAGTGGAAGGAAAGGCATAATGCTTAA
- a CDS encoding TAXI family TRAP transporter solute-binding subunit: MKTRIIRKIIICLVVFVGFSVFIPSHSYCAQQTPVKQELKFFSGSPAAGGVWYLLSVGITQIFGKSIPGIETSLVPGGAGGGPISVGEGNSQAGLVNLGPFLDAQEGLPPFKKSYNNLRILGSLYNHVFQVIVLKDSGINKITDLKGKVVSPGIKGQYSEFWFKKLLKIYNMDPAKDIKVVSLGFGDTAESMKDGKVDCLATAAPIPMPSIEDLATARKIKFLNIDNEQLKTFCATVNGFQPGILSAKKIPYKGEHSDITTAFLPLSVMVSADLPEDLVYKMTKALAENIKDLEQMSSSMRGIDPKSLARSISPKAKFHPGAVKYYKERGWQ, from the coding sequence ATGAAAACCAGAATTATCAGAAAAATTATTATTTGTTTGGTTGTTTTTGTGGGGTTTTCTGTATTTATTCCCAGCCATTCTTATTGCGCTCAACAAACACCTGTTAAACAAGAACTGAAATTCTTCTCGGGGAGTCCTGCAGCAGGAGGTGTATGGTATTTATTATCTGTCGGTATTACGCAGATTTTTGGAAAATCTATACCTGGCATAGAAACATCCTTAGTCCCTGGCGGTGCTGGTGGAGGACCTATTTCAGTCGGTGAAGGCAATTCACAAGCAGGTCTGGTTAACCTTGGGCCTTTTTTAGATGCTCAAGAAGGTCTACCGCCATTTAAAAAGTCATACAACAATCTTAGAATATTAGGTAGCTTATATAACCATGTATTCCAGGTAATCGTTTTAAAGGATTCAGGTATTAACAAGATTACCGATCTTAAAGGGAAGGTAGTTTCTCCAGGAATTAAAGGGCAATATAGCGAGTTCTGGTTTAAAAAATTACTAAAAATATATAACATGGATCCAGCAAAGGATATCAAAGTTGTCTCTCTTGGTTTCGGTGATACAGCTGAATCTATGAAGGACGGAAAAGTGGATTGTTTAGCTACCGCAGCTCCTATTCCAATGCCTTCCATAGAAGACTTGGCAACTGCCAGAAAAATTAAATTCTTAAACATAGATAATGAACAACTAAAAACATTCTGTGCAACAGTAAATGGGTTCCAGCCAGGCATATTAAGTGCTAAAAAGATCCCTTATAAGGGCGAACATAGCGACATAACAACAGCCTTTTTACCGTTATCTGTCATGGTAAGCGCTGATTTGCCGGAAGATCTGGTATATAAGATGACCAAAGCCCTTGCCGAAAATATAAAAGATTTAGAACAAATGTCTTCCAGTATGAGGGGAATTGATCCAAAAAGCCTTGCCAGAAGTATAAGTCCTAAAGCTAAATTTCACCCAGGGGCAGTCAAGTACTATAAGGAGAGAGGGTGGCAATAA
- the nrfD gene encoding polysulfide reductase NrfD yields MRPYEWMVKHTPQTEWIEGRGILFLIAFFFIELGAGIFVVSSLFSSYAGEVIGWLVCAVLGGGFHLLYLGHPFRFYRMLLKPQTSWISRGLLFVSGFLALGAIHLVLSFWAHSNLGLLIMVDVFAFLTIIYGGFAMNYVNGIPLWNSALLPVLFTVAGLWGGAEVSMAILLLRGGIGEGPERVIQILLLVLVVIFPTYLISARYGLPAGKVSVSEIVTGNWWPYFWIVVVLMGMVLPVGVTISSLLAGSMAIPVQLLYVSIFFGLLADLVLRYLILKNGFYNPLVQVPASYSYVTKPFYE; encoded by the coding sequence ATGAGACCGTACGAATGGATGGTAAAGCATACACCCCAAACCGAATGGATAGAGGGGCGGGGAATTCTCTTTTTGATTGCGTTCTTTTTCATTGAGCTTGGCGCCGGGATATTTGTCGTTTCATCGCTCTTTAGCAGTTATGCAGGGGAGGTTATCGGTTGGCTCGTCTGTGCGGTTTTAGGCGGGGGGTTTCACCTCCTCTACCTGGGACATCCTTTCAGATTCTACCGCATGCTTTTGAAACCTCAGACTTCCTGGATTTCCCGGGGTCTGCTCTTCGTATCTGGTTTCTTGGCCCTGGGTGCAATCCACCTCGTTCTGTCTTTCTGGGCGCACTCAAATCTTGGTCTATTAATAATGGTCGACGTGTTTGCTTTCCTGACCATCATATACGGTGGTTTTGCAATGAACTATGTGAACGGTATTCCACTCTGGAACTCTGCCCTTCTCCCGGTGCTGTTCACTGTGGCTGGCCTTTGGGGGGGTGCAGAGGTCAGCATGGCTATTCTCTTATTGAGGGGTGGCATAGGTGAAGGACCGGAACGGGTCATCCAGATATTACTATTAGTCCTTGTTGTTATTTTTCCCACGTACCTTATAAGTGCCCGGTACGGTTTGCCTGCCGGAAAGGTGTCCGTAAGCGAAATTGTCACGGGAAATTGGTGGCCTTATTTTTGGATAGTCGTTGTGCTAATGGGGATGGTACTTCCTGTGGGAGTTACCATAAGCAGCCTCCTGGCGGGCTCCATGGCCATTCCTGTTCAACTTCTCTACGTCTCAATTTTCTTCGGCCTTCTTGCTGATCTCGTCCTGAGATATCTCATACTCAAAAATGGCTTCTATAATCCACTGGTACAAGTTCCGGCTTCTTATAGTTATGTGACTAAACCTTTTTATGAATGA
- the porA gene encoding pyruvate ferredoxin oxidoreductase has protein sequence MLKVITGNEAAAYGALLCRPKIVCAYPITPQSRIPELLSEFHAEGLLKGEFINVESEMSALSYVIGAAQAGARVFTATSSQGLAWMHEGLHWAVGARLPIVLVNVNRPLAPPWNLTCEHTDSLSQRDTGWLQFYCESNQEILDTVIQAYKIAESVTLPCMVCLDGVYLSYFAESVDIPDQSKVDEYLPPFETTLAYDNRFRMFRRTPAEPLDYEQYDYMTNRYQLHKLENTCIDTALHSNEEFKLHFGRGYDPVEEYKCEDAEVVVLMSGSAVGTCRYVIDMLRDDGYRVGLVKLKMFRPFPKELVRKALHGREKIAVIDRDLSPGEGGIIYQEVKGALNINTRNHTTPVYGFISGLGGADISVELIKKAILYMIKEDPPEDEVIWLGKIKNVRADQDENTINIS, from the coding sequence ATGCTTAAGGTAATCACAGGTAATGAAGCTGCAGCATATGGTGCGCTTTTATGTCGTCCGAAAATTGTGTGTGCCTATCCGATTACCCCCCAATCAAGAATACCGGAATTACTGTCTGAGTTTCACGCGGAGGGACTCCTTAAAGGCGAATTCATAAATGTGGAATCTGAAATGTCAGCGCTTAGCTATGTAATTGGTGCGGCACAGGCTGGCGCGAGAGTGTTTACCGCAACATCCTCACAAGGCCTTGCCTGGATGCATGAAGGGCTCCATTGGGCAGTGGGAGCTCGTCTGCCAATTGTGCTCGTCAATGTTAATAGACCGCTTGCTCCACCATGGAATCTCACCTGTGAGCATACTGATAGTTTGTCCCAAAGGGATACAGGTTGGTTACAGTTTTATTGTGAATCAAATCAGGAGATTCTTGATACAGTGATCCAGGCATATAAAATAGCTGAATCTGTAACCTTGCCCTGTATGGTCTGTTTGGATGGCGTTTACCTTTCATATTTTGCGGAAAGCGTTGATATTCCAGATCAATCGAAGGTGGATGAATATCTTCCTCCCTTCGAAACCACTCTGGCATATGATAACAGATTTAGAATGTTTAGAAGAACTCCTGCTGAACCACTTGATTATGAACAGTATGATTATATGACAAACCGGTACCAACTACACAAGTTGGAAAATACATGTATTGATACGGCTTTACATTCAAATGAGGAATTCAAGTTACATTTCGGCCGGGGGTATGATCCGGTGGAGGAATATAAATGCGAGGATGCAGAGGTAGTTGTATTAATGTCCGGGAGTGCTGTCGGGACATGCCGATATGTTATTGATATGTTAAGAGATGATGGGTATAGAGTCGGTTTGGTTAAATTAAAAATGTTTCGTCCATTCCCCAAAGAACTGGTTAGAAAAGCTTTGCATGGAAGGGAAAAAATAGCCGTTATTGATCGTGATCTTTCTCCGGGTGAAGGTGGAATTATCTATCAGGAGGTTAAAGGGGCGCTGAACATAAATACTCGAAATCATACAACACCTGTATATGGATTTATTTCAGGTTTAGGGGGAGCAGATATTTCGGTTGAACTTATTAAAAAAGCCATTCTTTACATGATTAAGGAAGATCCTCCTGAAGATGAAGTAATCTGGTTAGGAAAAATAAAAAATGTGAGAGCCGATCAAGATGAAAATACTATCAATATTTCCTGA